One genomic window of Undibacterium cyanobacteriorum includes the following:
- the lpxD gene encoding UDP-3-O-(3-hydroxymyristoyl)glucosamine N-acyltransferase, whose product MTSTAIRLGEVVERFGGQLLGDSNVEVIGIAPLSDASENHITFLSNPKFRSQATASKAVALILSEADHQAIGETYAGVRIISANPYVYFAKLAQYFYALNADRDLPGIHPSAWVSPDASVAATAVIGAQASIEAGAIIGEHVVIGAGVSVGKRVTIGDQTRIHANVSIYHDCVIGDRCVIHAGAVIGADGFGFANEKGKWLKIPQTGRVVIGNDVEIGANTTIDRGALADTIIENGVILDNQIQIGHNCHIGENTAMAGCVGVAGSAKIGKNCTFGGAAMVLGHLTIADNVHISSGSMVSRSILEPGQYTGFYPLAKNADWEKTAVIVRNLGSMRDKLKQLEKLVKEQGGTELPSIE is encoded by the coding sequence ATGACATCCACAGCAATTCGACTAGGGGAAGTGGTCGAGCGGTTTGGTGGTCAATTGTTGGGGGATTCCAATGTAGAGGTGATCGGTATCGCACCTCTCAGTGATGCCAGCGAAAACCACATTACTTTCCTTTCTAATCCGAAGTTTCGTTCTCAAGCGACTGCCAGCAAAGCGGTCGCTTTGATTTTGTCTGAGGCTGATCATCAAGCGATTGGTGAGACCTATGCTGGCGTCAGGATTATCAGCGCCAATCCTTACGTGTATTTTGCTAAATTAGCCCAGTATTTTTACGCCCTGAATGCCGATCGAGATCTCCCTGGAATTCATCCCAGTGCTTGGGTGAGCCCAGATGCCAGCGTCGCCGCGACTGCCGTGATCGGAGCACAAGCTTCGATCGAAGCCGGAGCAATCATCGGTGAACATGTTGTGATTGGCGCAGGTGTTTCCGTTGGTAAGCGTGTCACGATTGGCGATCAAACACGCATCCATGCGAATGTCAGTATTTATCATGATTGCGTCATTGGTGATCGTTGTGTGATTCACGCTGGAGCAGTGATTGGTGCTGATGGCTTCGGTTTCGCCAATGAAAAAGGAAAGTGGCTCAAGATTCCACAAACGGGTCGTGTCGTGATCGGCAACGATGTCGAAATTGGAGCGAATACGACGATTGACCGCGGCGCTTTGGCCGACACCATCATTGAGAATGGTGTCATTCTCGATAACCAAATTCAAATTGGTCATAACTGCCATATCGGCGAAAACACCGCGATGGCGGGCTGTGTTGGCGTTGCTGGTAGTGCCAAGATCGGCAAGAACTGTACCTTCGGTGGTGCAGCGATGGTGTTGGGACATTTGACGATCGCCGATAACGTGCATATCTCCTCGGGAAGTATGGTATCGCGCTCGATTTTGGAACCGGGTCAATACACGGGTTTCTATCCTTTGGCAAAGAATGCCGATTGGGAAAAGA